In one Pedosphaera parvula Ellin514 genomic region, the following are encoded:
- the lpxA gene encoding acyl-ACP--UDP-N-acetylglucosamine O-acyltransferase, translating to MIHPTAIIHPDAKVDPSVKVGPYAVIDGQVSVGPNCVIGPHVHLTGVTTIGTGNQFHTGCVIGDAPQDLRYKEEPTRVRIADNNVFREHVTVHRSSKLQEDTVIGSNNFLMAGSHVGHNCSVGNYVIIANGALLGGHVTVHDRAFISGNCLVHQFVRIGTMALMQGGSAISKDLPPFAIARGHNGMCGLNAVGMRRAGIAALERLELKRLYLLLFRSGKKLSVAIEEVRQEFVSPASKTMLEFVAGSKRGICADTSRRSSPTTESEAEP from the coding sequence TCCTGATGCGAAAGTCGATCCTTCCGTGAAGGTCGGCCCCTATGCCGTGATTGACGGACAAGTAAGCGTGGGCCCGAATTGCGTGATCGGCCCGCATGTGCATTTGACAGGCGTCACCACGATCGGAACTGGCAACCAATTCCATACCGGCTGCGTTATTGGTGATGCACCTCAGGATTTGAGGTACAAGGAGGAACCCACCCGTGTTCGTATCGCCGACAACAACGTGTTCCGCGAACATGTCACGGTGCATCGCTCCAGTAAGTTGCAGGAGGATACCGTCATCGGCTCAAATAATTTTCTCATGGCCGGAAGCCATGTTGGTCATAACTGCTCGGTTGGCAACTACGTCATCATAGCCAACGGAGCACTTTTGGGCGGCCACGTGACCGTGCACGACCGGGCTTTCATTTCCGGCAACTGTCTGGTCCACCAGTTTGTCCGCATCGGTACCATGGCCCTGATGCAAGGTGGCTCGGCCATCAGCAAGGATTTACCTCCCTTTGCCATCGCCAGAGGTCATAATGGTATGTGTGGTTTAAATGCAGTGGGGATGCGACGCGCGGGTATTGCTGCCCTGGAGCGCTTGGAACTAAAACGACTTTACCTTTTGCTGTTCAGGAGTGGAAAGAAACTGTCCGTTGCAATTGAGGAAGTCCGACAGGAATTCGTTAGTCCTGCATCCAAAACCATGCTGGAGTTCGTGGCTGGCAGCAAACGTGGCATTTGTGCTGATACAAGCAGGCGTTCCTCTCCGACCACTGAATCCGAAGCGGAACCGTAG
- a CDS encoding molybdopterin molybdotransferase MoeA: MLELEDAVERILSVLPQGGIETVPLSGARQRVLAEGLFAPINLPVFDNSAMDGYAVRAEDVRTANSKSPVALHVIGRVAAGEMFSGDVVPGTCVRLFTGSPLPKGADAVLMQEDTVADDADSGRILCLDAVKPWENVRLQGEDIKTGVSIGQKGNVISPQLLGLIAALGVNEVTVGRRPVVGLLATGSELVEPGQPLPPGKIYESNRQMLAPLLEQGGAIPRVYPLVVDSSSATQAALEKALCECDLVVTSGGVSVGEMDFVKSAFEQLGGNLQFWKVSIKPGRPFVFGRCGEKFLFGLPGNPVSAFVTFLLLVRPALRYWQGASITGLRTQQGILDEPLSNSGDRRHFVRVTINGAGRVHSAGVQASHMLGSLAEANGLVDIPPKTILPAETVVPVMQWEL; this comes from the coding sequence ATGCTCGAACTTGAAGATGCCGTGGAGCGCATCCTGTCCGTCCTGCCGCAGGGAGGGATCGAAACTGTGCCGCTCTCGGGAGCCAGACAACGCGTACTGGCAGAAGGTCTTTTCGCCCCCATCAACCTTCCAGTGTTCGATAATTCGGCCATGGACGGTTACGCCGTCCGTGCTGAAGATGTCCGAACGGCGAATTCGAAATCTCCGGTTGCATTGCACGTGATTGGCCGGGTTGCCGCCGGCGAAATGTTTTCCGGCGATGTTGTGCCGGGCACATGCGTTCGTCTCTTCACCGGCTCACCACTGCCGAAAGGAGCGGATGCTGTCCTCATGCAAGAGGACACAGTTGCTGACGACGCTGACAGCGGAAGGATTTTGTGCCTTGATGCGGTGAAACCCTGGGAAAATGTCCGGCTGCAAGGTGAGGACATCAAGACTGGGGTGTCGATCGGTCAAAAAGGTAATGTCATTTCTCCTCAACTGTTGGGCCTGATTGCGGCTCTCGGTGTGAATGAAGTAACGGTTGGCAGACGCCCCGTTGTCGGACTCCTCGCGACCGGGTCTGAGTTGGTTGAGCCTGGTCAACCATTGCCGCCCGGAAAAATCTACGAGAGCAATCGCCAAATGCTTGCCCCCCTGCTCGAACAAGGCGGAGCCATTCCGCGCGTGTATCCCCTGGTCGTTGATAGTTCATCTGCCACACAAGCAGCCCTTGAAAAAGCCCTGTGTGAATGTGATCTGGTGGTGACCTCAGGCGGCGTCTCGGTCGGGGAGATGGATTTCGTGAAAAGCGCCTTCGAGCAACTCGGGGGTAATCTTCAGTTTTGGAAGGTATCAATCAAGCCGGGCAGGCCGTTTGTATTCGGTCGTTGCGGGGAAAAATTTCTTTTCGGTCTGCCGGGGAACCCCGTTTCTGCGTTTGTGACTTTCCTTCTACTGGTGCGGCCAGCGCTCAGATACTGGCAAGGTGCGAGCATTACAGGATTGCGGACTCAGCAGGGAATTCTGGATGAACCGCTGTCGAACAGTGGCGATCGCCGTCACTTTGTGAGGGTAACAATCAACGGGGCCGGGCGAGTGCATTCCGCCGGAGTCCAGGCCTCGCATATGCTGGGTTCATTAGCTGAGGCAAATGGCCTCGTGGACATTCCTCCAAAAACGATATTACCTGCTGAAACGGTTGTGCCGGTAATGCAATGGGAATTGTAG
- a CDS encoding GspE/PulE family protein, whose product MPPVIKSFGERIADALVEDGLLTSKQVEELLEQQKKEGTRLLKLVVEKAIVSEQDMTVSMGRVLNTPPINLSRISIIPEVADLLPREVAHNYKVIPVSRLENKLFLAMADPLNVLAIDDVKRLTKLDVVPMIASEKSIIDKLSNIDASKSGSMQDIIDDAKKAAEEEKDPDNIEVSGIAVEDVNLDQLAASSEEAPVIKLANLILVQAIKDRASDIHIEPFEKVIRLRYRVDGALLDVTPPPKQMQLALASRLKIMSSLDIAERRLPQDGRMRVKVSGKDYDLRVSFLPTVHGEKCVLRVLDKSNLSASLDKLGLDPDTFQQFKAAVDSPHGLILVTGPTGSGKTTTLYSALNELNSPVYNIVTVEDPVEFQLPGINQVPVKKEIGLTFANALRSILRQDPDIVMIGEIRDTETAEIAVEAALTGHQVLSTMHCNDAPGAIVRLDDMGIAPFLISSSVVLTCAQRLMRRICSHCKEPVTYNEKMYQDLNIDPGIFDGVTLQRGRGCERCKGSGYSGRLAIIEAMTISDEIRKLVIARANTREMGKIAIAQGMRTLRMAALDRARDGVSTLEQVMVLTQSH is encoded by the coding sequence ATGCCCCCAGTCATCAAATCATTTGGAGAACGCATTGCTGATGCGTTGGTGGAAGATGGGCTGTTGACGTCCAAACAGGTTGAAGAACTGTTGGAGCAGCAGAAAAAGGAAGGCACCCGCCTGCTGAAATTGGTGGTGGAAAAAGCCATTGTATCCGAGCAGGACATGACCGTGTCGATGGGGCGTGTATTGAATACACCGCCCATCAATCTTAGCCGTATTAGCATTATTCCGGAAGTGGCAGACCTTTTGCCGAGGGAAGTCGCACACAATTACAAGGTGATTCCCGTTTCCCGCCTGGAAAACAAGTTGTTCCTGGCAATGGCTGACCCGCTCAACGTGTTGGCCATCGATGACGTCAAGCGTCTGACGAAGCTGGATGTGGTGCCCATGATCGCTTCCGAGAAGTCGATCATCGATAAGCTTAGCAACATTGATGCCTCGAAGAGCGGCAGCATGCAGGACATCATTGATGATGCCAAAAAGGCGGCTGAGGAGGAAAAGGATCCGGACAACATAGAGGTGTCAGGGATAGCAGTCGAGGATGTCAACCTGGATCAACTGGCGGCTTCCAGCGAAGAAGCGCCGGTGATCAAGCTGGCGAACCTCATTCTGGTGCAGGCAATCAAGGACCGCGCGAGCGACATCCATATTGAACCGTTTGAAAAGGTAATCCGGCTTCGTTACCGCGTTGATGGTGCGCTGCTGGACGTGACACCTCCGCCGAAACAGATGCAATTGGCGCTGGCTTCACGACTCAAGATCATGAGCAGCCTGGATATCGCCGAACGCCGACTGCCGCAGGATGGACGTATGCGGGTGAAGGTCAGCGGCAAGGATTACGACCTGCGTGTCTCCTTCCTGCCCACGGTGCACGGGGAAAAGTGCGTGCTGCGTGTGCTCGATAAATCCAATCTGTCGGCCAGTTTGGATAAGCTTGGACTGGACCCGGATACCTTCCAGCAATTCAAGGCGGCGGTGGACTCCCCGCACGGTTTGATTCTGGTCACCGGCCCGACTGGTTCCGGCAAAACCACCACGCTTTATTCAGCGCTGAACGAACTGAACAGCCCGGTCTACAACATTGTTACTGTCGAAGACCCGGTGGAGTTCCAGCTTCCGGGGATTAATCAGGTGCCGGTGAAAAAGGAAATCGGGCTGACCTTTGCCAACGCGTTACGGTCCATTCTCCGTCAAGACCCGGACATCGTGATGATCGGTGAAATTCGCGATACCGAGACAGCGGAAATTGCAGTTGAGGCAGCGCTGACCGGTCACCAGGTGTTGAGCACCATGCATTGTAATGATGCACCGGGCGCCATTGTGCGCTTGGATGACATGGGTATTGCTCCATTCTTGATTTCCTCATCGGTCGTCCTGACCTGCGCACAACGCCTGATGCGACGCATTTGTTCCCATTGCAAGGAACCGGTTACCTACAACGAAAAGATGTATCAAGACCTAAACATTGATCCTGGAATCTTCGACGGGGTGACATTGCAACGCGGGCGTGGTTGCGAACGGTGCAAGGGTTCCGGATACTCGGGACGACTGGCCATTATTGAAGCGATGACGATATCCGATGAAATTCGCAAGCTGGTCATTGCACGTGCCAATACCCGTGAGATGGGAAAAATTGCCATCGCGCAAGGGATGAGAACCCTGCGCATGGCGGCCCTGGATCGCGCGCGTGACGGCGTGTCCACCCTTGAACAGGTGATGGTGCTCACGCAGAGTCACTAA
- a CDS encoding tetratricopeptide repeat protein, producing MSATLTTSEEAQLAQTIEMFEVITQSQSQDYQSLEILKEAYLKLGREKDVINTSKRIAQAYVQLGQLSSAILEYETVLQRYPGDPDVQAALKEIEIKANNFTAPPALSDSVIIDTAPDPAARFKKGVGGKVVPVDFDDGRQSMQKIFVEGRLISAGDFDLCWSTPDLSVPPIGVSEPFIQLLGDKGIMPSEKSLRILVERSRHAYVPIEKYDLDMELARKFPAEICRRWCILPFDKMSKTIFVATANPFNRQAAKDLAEATQNRLLWYLAPPAEIVKYLRKVFR from the coding sequence ATGTCCGCCACGTTAACCACGAGCGAAGAGGCCCAGCTGGCGCAGACGATTGAGATGTTTGAAGTCATCACTCAATCGCAGTCGCAGGATTACCAATCATTGGAAATCCTGAAGGAAGCGTATCTCAAGCTGGGAAGGGAAAAGGATGTCATCAACACATCCAAACGGATTGCCCAAGCCTACGTGCAACTTGGTCAGCTTTCCTCGGCCATTCTTGAGTACGAGACTGTTCTTCAGCGTTATCCGGGTGATCCCGATGTGCAGGCGGCACTCAAGGAAATTGAGATCAAGGCCAATAATTTTACCGCTCCGCCGGCCCTGTCTGATTCCGTTATCATCGACACGGCACCGGACCCGGCAGCGCGATTCAAGAAAGGCGTTGGAGGAAAAGTGGTGCCCGTTGATTTTGATGATGGGCGCCAGAGCATGCAGAAGATCTTTGTCGAGGGCAGGCTCATCTCGGCCGGCGACTTTGATTTGTGCTGGAGCACGCCGGACCTGTCTGTGCCACCGATTGGGGTTAGCGAGCCATTCATTCAGCTGTTGGGCGACAAGGGTATAATGCCATCCGAAAAAAGCCTGCGGATTCTCGTCGAAAGATCCCGTCATGCCTACGTGCCAATTGAGAAGTATGACCTGGATATGGAATTGGCGCGCAAATTTCCGGCTGAGATATGCCGGCGCTGGTGCATTCTTCCTTTCGATAAGATGAGCAAAACCATTTTTGTGGCCACAGCCAACCCTTTTAACCGTCAAGCGGCCAAGGATCTGGCGGAGGCCACCCAAAACCGGTTGCTCTGGTACCTGGCGCCCCCGGCTGAAATTGTGAAATATCTTCGTAAGGTGTTCCGTTAA